Within Vicia villosa cultivar HV-30 ecotype Madison, WI linkage group LG1, Vvil1.0, whole genome shotgun sequence, the genomic segment accatacaatcctaATTAGCATTCATCTAACAGTTAATATATATATGCAGGAAATTAAAATGCGAAAATTAAATTCTACGCTATTACACGGCTTCGGGGATTAGGGATACATAACCAAAAACCGGGGGATTGAGAGAAATAAAAACCTAGTTAAAACTATTACAACTCATGTGCAGATacataatatttgaaaaatatgagagaaAATAAATAGACGAAGATAAGCAGTAGGTAAATATCCAGAGCCTCAGGTGTGGTACCTCGCAATCAACAAAAGAATGTTAGttcggatatatacaaaatgatgATGAGAAAAGATTACTAACAAATAGTAATTAcacatttaacaaaataaaatataaaattaatcatGTTAAACTCTTAGAAAAAAAAGGaccaattaaaatatttttggtgttttataatatttaaaagtaaaatctaattttaacatattttgatatttttgagattatatttttaataataaaagacactaaattaatagtataataaaaaaaaaaactaatgagaATAATAAAATGAGGTAAATAGTAAAACATGGAGTGTAAACCAGGAGAAATCGCTGGGCTTAATTTGAGAGGAAAGCAGGTCCATGGTCCGAAATATGCAGTCAAGGAGGGGGTTCATCGTAACAATATTGGTGTGATGAATAGAAAACGGAATGGGCCAAAATGAGGGGGCCCACACCAAACGCAAATGACCCAAAAAAAACCTAGAGGGATCTGCCCCTTTTTGTTCAAAATCGGTCCCTGTTCTTTCTAATTCTTTATCACGATGTTCATCTTCTCAACTTCTCAGTAACTTATGTTCTTTCTCCCTCAATGTTCAATCCAAACAAACATCATACCAAATAATACATCCCGCTAACAAATGATTCAACTAAAATAATGGATTAAAGAAGTATTACCGGTGGTGATGCGTTTCGTCGCTGTTTGGTGAGGGCGTGGTCGAGTTCGTCGAAGGAAACTCGCGATCGGAGGCGTCGTTGTGCGCAGAGGTTGGAGTCTGCAAGGTGATGGTCGCGCGGTGGTCGGCCGTCCACGATCAACTCCGGCGCGGTGGTTCGGCCATGGCTGAAAGTGATCCCGATCGGAGATTTGACAATGGCTGTGAGTGGAAGTTGGAAGCGTGAGGACGGTGTTGATCATGCGGCAGCTGGATTCGCGGCTGCGAGAAGCTTTGTTCTTCGAATCCGGTTTGATTAGACCGTTTTTCATTGGAGAAGTTCAACACTGTATTTACTCTGCTTTTTTAGTTTGTCTTCATCGTCGTTTCGTTTTTTGCTGTACCTGAAACAAAATAGACAAAAAATTTGCAAGAGATTTTATCATCCTGTTGTTAATTGTATTTGGTTTACGTGATTTGGAGGAAATTGAACATCTTTTGAATCTGGAAATTGAATTTCTTTGATTTGCTGTTTTCTTATTGCCAAGAtttgttgtttgtttaagcatatTTACATTTACATGGTTGAAAATATGTTACTAAGGACTGTTAGTGTTAGTGGTGACTTTCTACATGATATATGCAGTATTGGGAAAATGTGTGCAAGACCATTGTTATAAATGAATTGTTAGTGTAAAAAGATTAGATTGAATGTCAAAACATGTATTGGAAAAGTGGATAGAAATAGGTGACGTGTGTGGTTTacacatataaaaaaaattattagttatTGATATTGGCAtacaaaaaaagttaaaataaaatacatttttaaacATAAATTACCATCAGATGTCATCACGTGGTATAAACAAATTAGAATTAAAATGGAAAAAGGATAGCGGATTGAAAATAAAGTTAGGGGCCTCATGTAAAAATCATCGGCCAAAGATAAaggtttgaaaaaaagaaaaaaaatatgaaaaatgtttCGTAAACTTGTTAGTGTTTGTGTAAGTGAGGAAGTAAGATGATTGTtagttgattgttgatgaaaaagagagagtggagagtctctatttatagaggggaattaggtcaagagaaatcctaaaaaggaaatgatccaacccaaaaggcccatggacctgacgtacttgtgtccaggtgcgtccaggtgcaaaaaaagattaaaaaaatagaaatgcaACACgcgggaattgaacccgtgaccttttgtTTGACAGCATTTTCTCCTTACCAATtaggctatgttatttatttcaaataaaaagccaattgaaagtgtatgaatcatatgcaaatatttttctatttattagaatataacaatttaagtataaactattatatttttaaaatagattttaaatcgaatatttataaaaataggatatcaatgtaaatgaaccctaaatttttataaaacccaatttttgaaatagtttagaatttttttaaaagtgtgggcaaattttggggtatgacacctctaccatgttgacatccagtggttcacacaggctggcgtcagcaatgttcaaaggatttgtgtcgaccttcatgtgactcttagtcttgtcagcaaacttcaaacgtccatccttgatagcgttttgaattagatccctgaaaagaaaacattgtgaggttttatggcccaaaaaaccatgatatttacaaaagcctctcttcttccgttgttctaacggaggaattttggaatttggaggcagtatcatttggccatcttttactagtaaatcaaatatttcatcacacttagtgacgtcgaatgtgtaagttttcttagggaatctatcgttcttatcgttttctactgggttttttccatttgcaggattgagtaatttgcaagcataaggtggcgcttctttcagttCGGCtaaatctatttcgacctcttctatGCCGTATGAGTCGCTGAAAGATTCGTCATCGGCGTCTTCCGCCTCGACGTAtgctaccctttcctttttatatcccttgtttgccctagctttttctgctttcaaacgttcgacttgtcgaaccctatctgccaactgggccatatccctaaggtattgagtatctagtttctttctaattgaataatctagaccaccggcagccatttcgaccaattcatgctctgggactgttgtgaaacaccttgatttcaacagtcggaacctattcaggtaatcatcaattggttctgtaaacttcctcttaatgctggccaattctttcagacttatcttggtttggcccatgtagaactgttcatggaacaacctttctaagtgtgcccaagcatctatcgaatttggtggtaaagtagtgaaccaaataaaagcattctttgttagcgaactagggaaatatttgatccttaaatcttcgttccctgctaagtctcctgcttctgtcaggtatctggcaatatgttccacagttgactcgctagtttcgcctgaaaactttgtgaacttgggtactttagtgcctctaggcaactctgtctgcatgatataatctgatatgggggatgtataatttggacgtcgaagtccagtactaaggccgttattggccataaccctttctatcatggcagttaagttattttccgtagccagattttctcttctgactctctgaACGATTTAATCTGGATGTTCATTCCTACCcactatccttaatctgggtcttacTTCCTCCATTTCCTGTTGGACGGGAACAGCTCTTTGATTCAAAGCCTCAAAATCTATTACTTGGTTCCCTTCGATTGCCGCTGTTCTTTGTGGGGAAACTACATTATTAGTGGTTGTCCTAGACGAAGGGACCACATCTTGAATACGTTCCATAATGGGTCCTTCTTGTCGATACAAGGGCTGCTTGTCCTTTCGTTTAGAGTAtggaactcccatgaaatctgccattcgattcatttgagatgatatcttttggaaaatctccacattctcttgattcgtactagtaatatttgttgctagtggattcaaaattgaagccatTTCCTTGGCCAAGACCcttaacatatcatggttgcttgcatccatttcttgtcggaatgctgcttgattacttgtggtaaaattgggtatttgggcagagaagccagtattttgtgcacttcgacccactgaaccaacatttggcgaaaacgtcgcattgttagttgtagcatatgtaggtcctgcccctcgtacgcctgttccatatggatatggcattccgtatgggtagTTTGGCCTCCATTCAAACGCAGAGTTCGACCCTGGGTTGaataagttatttgcagcatttgtcgagaaaagtggtatctcgtttgcgcttgtggatgaaggtgcggtagtcgacactgaaactggaatagtccctgatggtcctgtattattcttaggtatagcctgggaactatccgtgggtctcgatccatttggacccggtgtatcccgcgttccttgagtagaagtcgaaacatgcgtagaatttgccgctcctgatcctgagccttgtgggggatcttgatctccccctgcactggtcgtgacgaccattttcttgttgtaccttcgtttggaaatcggttgtgcactgtttgttaatttaccgttcctaaggttcatacaaggtcttgatattgtctagacaaaataaaacaattgattaaaaacaatctgcttgacactgtcccactgggcgtgccaatttgtttacggtgatttccggtaaacaaccgctagtcttccaaattataataaatatgatttggttacttgcaggatcgactagattgatcctaggacatagtcaaaaagattgttatttatgatgattcgaaccatgtttatgatttgccttgaaaataagaattactcaatcgaaacaataaaggttagcaatcacttggttatacacgtaaatataacttcagcgaaaggtaagtcaagataaaacataagataaaaactgtaaaagtgcaagaatcttaaagtgcagaaatgttaaatacttcaaagataaataacatgaaaataaagagtgcaggaatgtaaatggcaggaagtaaactaaatgcaataatatcgaaagatacttgaaaataaaggaaaatacacatgtattaaaatggtggtggtgtcatacgtacatttctcagcgaactctttctcttaacacttgatacttgagtaatatgtgagtgatttgtacaaaatgaacactctgaatcctaacattagaacccttatttatactagtttcaaccttaacggtcctacgctaatctaatgccacgtttctcatgagaatccccggaaagccatctgtctctggacagttatgcaaacttcttcgaatttcaaatcttcccgcctgaatcctccttcgacgcgtggcaatataacttaacattaaaataccacgaaaacacgctaagcatcagtacttaacatatctcgtaaaatttgtctaagtctcgaagatatacactcctactagtttcagcattcactatcttcgttatgacttaaaattcttcatcctcgaaacatggccatcaggagccattttatcttcaaagacggtcatcagcaaccatcctccttcgagtcttcacctttcgaaggatcatatttgcaaaacgaaatcttcagctaacagtatGAGAGCAGCTCCTACCAATACATTTAAATCTAATGGAGTTAGACTTTTAAACTTGAGTAATTCTTCGACAAGTGCTGCAAATTCATCATCTAACTTTTGGAAAGAGAAGTACTTGAACTTGGAATCTCAAGTTCAAAACAATATGGCAGCATTTAAAGCGTATATTATGATGAAAGAAGGAAAGATTCCTGATCAAGTGGAAGATATTTTGGGTTTATCAAATGTAAGTTCTGATTCTTATCTTTTAGTTTCACTATTCCATTAATAAAAATAACTACTTTCACCCATTTAGTTTCATCCAAATTAAATAAAGCTCTCACATAGTGAAAGTCTTCCAAAATTGAGTTTTTCTAGGGTAGGTTGTGTTGGACAAGGTTTGGTAATGTACTGGGTAGAGTTGGACAAGGTTTTAGAATCATATGGGTAGTGTTGGACAAGCTTTGGTAAGGTGTGGGACAAAGTTTTGGTAATATAATGTTACAGTGTTTTGGATAGTGTTTTCGCTGTTGTGTATGTTATATACAAATATCAAGGCTTAGATAAGGGACTATAAAAATTCTGGAGATTTATTTTCCAAACTTGTTTCTAAATTATTATACGTTTTGCTAACAATGTTAAATGCAGGAATTAATAGTCAAATATTTTATCTAATTAATTGTTTGTTTTATAATTTCAGCCAAGTGACATTGCAAGTGAGCCTAATTCACTGTTGATGGCAAGAGGATCTTGTGGTGGTAGCAATATTTGATGTGTGTTTTTATTAAGGAGATTGAAAAAGATTGATATTGCTtctatgttgttgttatgttgagTCTTTAGATGAAAATTCATGTTAGACTATTTTGAATTTGTGTTGGATTGCTAGATTTAATATAACATCAGAGTGTTTTGAACTACACATTATTATCAATTCAAGTTGAAAATGTTATCATGAATTAGTATTGTATGGTTTCATTTTAAACACATTTATGTAATATtactaatttcttttttaaaattatttagtataATGGTTATATTGAAtacttaataataaatattataatctgAAAATCGtgtaaaaaaatttcaataaaacaaaaaatgaaaaagtatacaaatttttttacaaaattatttaaaaataatttatcgaccaaaaattaattgacaaatataaaATCTACCATTTATTCCGGACGTTTCAAATCCCCACAAAATAATTTAAGaaataaatagattttttttattaataagaaGTTAAAGGAGGTTGAGAAGTGTCTCAGTTTAAAATCTACATATTGCGGAGGTTTAACCCTCGAAAAATAGCCCCCGCAATTAGAACCAACGGTTGGCCCAAATTCCCGCATATATACTATGGAAATCGTATCTCCAAGGGTTTTAAAAAATCCCGTTTAATATGTCGCGGAGGTCATAAACCCCCTCAAAATGGGTATAAAACCTCCGCAATCCAAGCGCGTTTTTTGTAGTGTATGGTGAGAAATTTGAAAACCTGACCAAATAAAACGCGCCACGCAGCTAGCCGTTGCAATTTCatattcttttttgttttaaatccatttttattatttctttctttttgatttatttttagttGATCCTTTGACAttctttttgatttatttttagttGATCCTTTGACATTTTTtactcttattttttttataaatcactaaaaatattttctaacacacacacacacaacacacacacacacacattttgtaattttcttgctattttctttataattttcattaaacaatttattttcatgcattttcaaatatttttcactTAAACTTTTAAGATGTGATTACTCGGAATATTTTTACTTTCTCAAAAATTTTTgacaatttatttgatattttgataGTTCTTTGGAATTTTCCatctaatttcaattttaaatcattttaaaaatcttttttaatcattttttattttttttaattcacttATGTTAGACTTTTGGTTTACTTGGATCATGACTTGCATGAACTTTTACCATTtcaaatctattgattaaatGATCATTGGATGATTTTTTAATACTTTGGATTAGTGGTAATTTTTTTcccattttattatgaatttGAATGATTGAAATTGATAATAAATGATCCCTGGCTCTATTTAATTTGTGTTTGATCATCTCTCCTTCTccatattcttcttctttttgcttttgttttgatcattgtGTTACATTGTTTTAGGAGGATGATTTTGTATCATTCCTCTAACATGTAAGACACATAAATTTATATTGATCAGTCTCATATATGTGTGACTTCTACATAAGTCCACTTACAATTGTTTAACATAGAACTAAATTGTCCTACTCAACTGATTCCTCATTAACACTAACTTTGACATATTAGTTGTAATAACATCTAACTTTTACTTTTATGTCCTTTACTTTTAATGCCATTTAATTTTATGTCATTTACATTCATGTCTTTTACATTCTTGCTATTTTATTGTACCTTTTATCTATTGTTTCTCTTGCTTtcaattcaaaaaaacaaaaatattataaaatggaTAAAATCCTAAAAAACTTTCATCTAATCTTGTGGACTTTGTGTTACTATCCCCTTTTTTAGGAGTATTTTTGATTTTGAACTTTAGGACTTAGTGTTTTCCTTTTCTTGGAGTAGTTATCTTTTGGACCTTTATGATTTACTTGGACTTTCAATCTCAACTCAATACTTGGCTCTACTTTGGGAAACTTTTAATCTTCACTTCAAGACTTGGATTTTTCTTTGTGATTATGTGATCTTGATATTCATCAGGAACTTTTGATGTTCATCTGCTTCCATTACTTGCTCTTGATGATCCATCTGCTTATGTGCtagctttcttgttttgtttattttgtggCTAAATCCAAAGGTAAAGGAATGCTCAATTTGACTCAAATGCTTGCTTCATCTTGTGGTTAGCACACTTGCACACACAAAGGTTTTCTCTTAGGCTACCTTACAATGAAACCTTTTATTTTATGTAatttactttatgctttaggatagtctcttcatctcctACCCAGTTCTTCAATTATCAAAACTTATCTctattttaaaaacttctatttTCAAACTTTAAACCTTTGTCAAGTGATCCAGAATTAAAACACTTGGACATATTCAAACTCTCTTCATAAACCTATAAAAAAGATAAACCTCACCAAATTTCAATTTGTGTCTTTTtgcacttttattttaaaatcttttcaaaaggagGGATATTAGTCTATTTTGTAGTGATGCAAATCACTACGCCTGTACAAGGTGTTGTGAAGTAATTGACATTTTCCACTTGAATGTAGAGATCTACTTGTGAGAAAGTCTAAGTAAAGGTTCTCCATACCAAAATGACGCAAATGCTCACTTCCTCATACTTGTGGATAGCAAGTTGTGTTTTCCACTCCAACACgaagaaatattttttctatttaaaatcaatcaaaaaatttTGTGGTTACTATTACCACAAACAATGAGACTCTAACTTCTTTATTGCACATGGAGAATACATAGGCACAAGACTCTTGAAGTCTTGGCatgcacaaaaataataaaatactttcTTTTCTCATCACTTCAATATTTTTGTAAACAACCCGGTTTTATCATAACATAGATTTTTAGGAcattcctatggagtaccatagatgtgaggggtgttaatactttccctttgtataatcGATCCCTGTATCCAGatatttcttttgttttattttctcgttgggttttattgatattttccctttcctttggaAAAAATAAAGTTATGTGGCAACTCTATAAAGCCTGGGCAAAATTTAAAGATTGAAAATTCacattgtatataatatataaatagtcattaatcaaaataaaagagactCGTCATTTTgtcaataaaaaatagtttaaaataaaagagatgaaacATAACCTTACAATAGCGGATTAAATAAAATCACGAGGCAAATGTCCTTTTCGAGACTTTTTTGTGCTGAAAGTTCGAATAATATCtttaagtgacttgaatatctcccgctcGGTATAACATACCATaaagtcattgaaccacacatcATTGTTCTTATTGCGCAATTTAGACTTGATAATAttcattgctgaaaaagctctttcaacCGATGTTGTAGACACCGACAATATCAAAGCTAACTCAATAAGTTTGTAAACCAATGGAAATACCAAAtgtttctcagtttgaaccatcttcatagccaaactttgaacatcttcacaagTGGAAAATGAAGCATTTATTTTCACTTGAAGAACATAAGTGTCAAGTTGATCCCTTATTGTTCTGCGATCATCATTAAAAAAGTCTTCATGATAAATATCAGCAAGACGAGCAACCTTATCAACATTAAACTTGGAGAAAGAGTTCTTGGGATCAAGACATGAGAAACAATCAAGGATAATGTTACTTCCTTCACTAATGCGGTGATCCATCTCCACACATATTTTGTCAATAGCAACATAAAAAATCTCTGCACGGTAATGATGAAGATTAGCGATAGTCCTCCCTTCTACCCTTGAACGACCCCGAACCGGTATTTCGTCATCCATATTTAGAACTGGAATACCTCTAGAAACACAAAATTCTTGAACATCGGAAAATAAACTATCCCAACCACTCTCTCTCATTGTGGCCAACCGAGCTTTGACATCACCAACTAATTCCATGGCAATCACAATATTAAGATCTTTTCTTTGCAAGACATTTGAATGCTCGTTTGtgataccaaacaactttaacattaacttcaaaataaaagcaaatttaaagctctccatttttCTATCAAACCCGCTGCTTGAGATGGTCCACGTCCATCTTCATCAACCATACTAAGCACTTTTAACACGGAGGACCACATTTGATCTAAACGAATCAATGTAGTATGATGTGAACCCCATCTAGTATCCCCGGGTCTAGTGAGACTATGTGATTGGTGCAACCCCCTTCCTATAGATATCTCATCACTCTCAAGTTTATTTAAAATATCTTGGTGTTGTGCCTCCGTCAAAGCATCCCTCCTCTTACAAGATGCACTTGTTGTGGTCACAATCAAAGAGATATACTCAAAGAAATCATGAATAGATGAACAACTACTAGCAACAGACACAACAACCAATTGCAAACGGTGAGCATAACAATGGACATAGAAAGCATAACGATTTTCATCTAGAATCTTTCTTTGCAAACCATTAAATTCACCTCTCATATTTGAAGCTCCATCATATCCTTGCCCTCGTATCCTTGAAACAGATAACGTATActtatcaagaataccataaaaaGCATCCTTTAATGACTCAGATGTAGTATCTTTATCATGATGTAGAGCAATAAATCGTTCGACAACACGCCCTTTGTCGTTCAAAAACCTAAAACAAATTCTACAATTTAACTTGGCGGCATAGAGAATAATAGGTAATGAAAATTATAATGGAAAATACAACTACTAACATCAACATCACCGCCATTTGCTCTTTGACGGATATATCACGTGACTCATCAATAAGCACGGAGAATTGTCTATCATcaagctcttccataatcaccttggTAACTTCATGTGCACAACACGTCGCAAGCTCCTTTTGAATGTCATCGGAAGTCATTGTGCAATTTTTCCACCACGATCAAAAGCATCCCTCACTTGTTCATTCGTAGATTTTACCCAATCTACCATCTCTCTAAAATTGCCCTTATTTAGAGATGCAGAGGATTCATCATGACCACGGAAAGCCATACCTTGTGCCATGAGATATCTTGAACAATCTACAGAACAAGTCAAACGAATGTTATACAATTCTTCTGATTCCTTGGTTGCTTTAGCAAACTTACTTGCCACACTTtgtctttgattattataatcatcGTAATGCGTGACACATGAGTTGTGTAAACTATTATGACTACCAACGTGATCTTTCAAGCTTTTAGATGCATGCTTCCAATCTCTATATCCGCTTTTAGTGAAGACTTCAAAACCAAAGTGCTCGGCCCTCCCGGGTTGCTTAAagagaaagcaataaaaacaataaGCTGCATCCTTGATCTCACTGTATTCTAACCATGTGTAATTCTTATACCATGATTTACTAAATGCTCTAGAAACACTTCCAAATGGAGTAC encodes:
- the LOC131657677 gene encoding uncharacterized protein LOC131657677, with protein sequence MQPDLPSFPRTPFGSVSRAFSKSWYKNYTWLEYSEIKDAAYCFYCFLFKQPGRAEHFGFEVFTKSGYRDWKHASKSLKDHVGSHNSLHNSCVTHYDDYNNQRQSVASKFAKATKESEELYNIRLTCSVDCSRYLMAQGMAFRGHDESSASLNKGNFREMVDWVKSTNEQVRDAFDRGGKIAQ
- the LOC131657670 gene encoding uncharacterized protein LOC131657670, with amino-acid sequence MTSDDIQKELATCCAHEVTKVIMEELDDRQFSVLIDESRDISVKEQMAVMLMFLNDKGRVVERFIALHHDKDTTSESLKDAFYGILDKYTLSVSRIRGQGYDGASNMRGEFNGLQRKILDENRYAFYVHCYAHRLQLVVVSVASSCSSIHDFFEYISLIVTTTSASCKRRDALTEAQHQDILNKLESDEISIGRGLHQSHSLTRPGDTRWGSHHTTLIRLDQMWSSVLKVLSMVDEDGRGPSQAAVGDVKARLATMRESGWDSLFSDVQEFCVSRGIPVLNMDDEIPVRGRSRVEGRTIANLHHYRAEIFYVAIDKICVEMDHRISEGSNIILDCFSCLDPKNSFSKFNVDKVARLADIYHEDFFNDDRRTIRDQLDTYVLQMVQTEKHLVFPLVYKLIELALILSVSTTSVERAFSAMNIIKSKLRNKNNDVWFNDFMAL